A region of Constrictibacter sp. MBR-5 DNA encodes the following proteins:
- the prpB gene encoding methylisocitrate lyase, with protein sequence MTWLTADFWEAAPAGERLGAMLAQPGIVRVPGAHDAMAGLLAKRAGFGCLYVSGGAVTAARGLPDLGVLTMEELCASTRSIARATGLPLIVDGDTGYGEALNVMRLVRELEDAGAAAVQIEDQILPKKCGHLNDKRLASPEDMAAKVAAARRARSHLRIIARTDAAASEGLDGAIRRARLYAEAGADILFPDALTGEADFRAFCAAVPVPVMANMTEFGRTPYFTADQLESFGCRIVIWPVSSLRIAAKAMEGLYAELARAGSAAALLDGMQTRAELYETIGYHDYEALDASVARSVVPDDVRTPTGGRK encoded by the coding sequence ATGACGTGGCTGACGGCTGATTTCTGGGAGGCGGCGCCGGCGGGCGAGCGGCTCGGCGCCATGCTCGCGCAGCCCGGGATCGTCCGCGTTCCGGGCGCGCACGACGCCATGGCCGGCCTGCTGGCGAAGCGCGCCGGATTCGGCTGCCTCTACGTCTCGGGGGGCGCGGTGACCGCGGCGCGCGGCCTGCCCGACCTCGGCGTGCTGACGATGGAGGAACTCTGCGCCTCGACGCGCAGCATCGCGCGCGCCACCGGCCTGCCGCTCATCGTCGACGGCGACACCGGCTACGGCGAGGCGCTGAACGTCATGCGCCTCGTGCGCGAACTGGAGGATGCCGGCGCCGCCGCGGTCCAGATCGAGGACCAGATCCTGCCGAAGAAGTGCGGCCACCTGAACGACAAGCGCCTCGCGTCGCCCGAGGACATGGCGGCCAAGGTCGCCGCCGCCCGGCGGGCGCGCTCGCACCTGCGCATCATCGCCCGCACCGACGCCGCGGCGTCGGAAGGCCTCGACGGCGCCATCCGCCGTGCCCGCCTCTATGCCGAGGCCGGCGCCGACATCCTGTTTCCCGACGCCCTGACCGGCGAGGCGGACTTCCGCGCCTTCTGCGCGGCGGTGCCCGTTCCCGTCATGGCGAACATGACCGAGTTCGGCCGCACGCCCTACTTCACCGCCGACCAGCTGGAATCCTTCGGCTGCCGCATCGTGATCTGGCCGGTCTCCTCGCTGCGTATCGCCGCGAAGGCCATGGAAGGCCTCTATGCCGAGCTGGCCCGTGCCGGCAGTGCCGCCGCCCTGCTCGACGGCATGCAGACGCGCGCCGAACTCTACGAAACCATCGGCTACCACGACTACGAGGCGCTCGACGCATCGGTCGCCCGCAGCGTGGTTCCCGACGACGTACGCACACCCACCGGAGGACGTAAATGA